TGACCACAGCCAGCGTACAAACCAATCAAACCCTCAAAAGATTCTGATTGATAACCAGCATTTTCTAGAGCTTCATAAACCAACTCTAAAAAAACTCTAGCTTGTGGGTCCATAACCACAGCTTCTAGTGGATTAACACCAAAGAAGGCAGCATCAAAAGTTTCGCCCCCAGGAATGATTCCTCTAGCTTTTACATAGCTAGGATCTTTGCAAAGGTTTGGGTCAATACTAGGGTCTATTTCTTCATCTTGAAAGAAAGTTGTTGACTCTAATCCCTCGCACAGATTGCGCCAGAACTCATCGACATTTCCAGCGCCAGGAAATCTGCCTACCATACCAATAATGGCAACACCATCAATAGGATCTTGGTTATCGGATGCCTGCATATTTACCATTGTTTAAACACCTTGTTGATGATTACGGCGACGAGTACGAGCGGCTTGTTGACGTTGGGCGCGATTTTGCAGCTTGTCAGAAGACGGTTGGCTATTCTGGTTTGAATGCAAATAGTTTGCTAAAGAACTAATCGTTGAATACTGAAATAGCTTCACAGCAGATAGTTGAATGCCAAGTTCCTGTTGTAATCGCACAGCAACTTGTAGAATTAAGATTGAAGTTGCTCCTAAATCAAAGAAATTATCATCAGTCCCAACGCGATCGATTTTGAGCAGTTCGGACAAAATACCTGCAAGCAGACGCTCTAAATCGTTTTGTGGAGCAATGTACGCCTGTTCAAGTTGCGGACGTTCTCTACTTGGTGCTGGCAATTTATGTCTATCTACTTTGCCATTAGCAGTCAAAGGCAGTGATTCTAAAATCACAAATGCTGATGGCATCATGTAATTAGGTAATCTCTGTTGTAAGAAAAGACGCAAGTTATTGTGTGTATAACTACTGTTATACTGAGGAACAATATAAGCTGTCAACTGCTTTTCACCTATTTCATCTTGACGAGCTAAAACGACATTTTCCCGAACATCAGGATGTTGTGCAATTTCCCGTTCAATTTCACCTAGTTCAATTCGGAAACCGCGAATTTTTATCTGATTATCAATACGACCCAAAAACTCAATCTTACCATCTGGAAGATAACGAGCTAAATCTCCAGTCTTGTAAAGACGCGTTGCCAAATCGCTATCAAAGGAATGATAAATAAATTTTTCGGCAGTCAAATCGGGACGGTTTAAATAACCTCTAGCTAATCCATCACCACCAATGTACAATTCGCCAGTTTCTCCAATTGATACTGGTTGAAGGTTTTGATCTAATATATAAACTTGGGTATTAGCAATTGGGCGACCAATAGGAATAGATACATCTGCTTGGAGTGGCGCTGTTATAGTATGGCAGCAGGTAAAAGTTGTATTCTCAGTCGGCCCGTAACCATTAATTAATTGACAGTTTTCTACTGTTTGTAGAAACTTCTGGACGTGGGGAACAGATAAGACATCGCCACCTGCTAAAAGTTGACGCAAGGATTTCAAAGCATCAATTTTTTCATCCACTATCAGATGGAATAAACCCGCTGTTAGCCAAAGAGTGGTAACTTGATATTGCTGAATAATCTGTCCTAATTCTTCTAAAGATGGTCTATTAGGAGGGTAAATTACTAGTTGCCCCCCATTAAGTAAACAACCCCAAATTTCAAAAGTTGAAGCATCGAAGGAAATAGGAGCAAGTTGCAGAATTATTTCTTCATCTGTGAGGTGAG
This Nostoc sp. C052 DNA region includes the following protein-coding sequences:
- a CDS encoding amino acid adenylation domain-containing protein, with the protein product MKSITNSLAHNKTELLLTDCQSSLLENNLEQDNLTLPILKESEKHLLIEWNQTQTDYPQQACIHQLFEAQVEKTPDAVALIFNNQHLTYKDLNIRANQLAQHLQSLGVGTETLIGICIERSLEMVVALLAILKAGGAYVPLDPGYPQERLAFMLSDTKVSVLLTQKELVTKLPIHTAFVICLDADWNTIAQNKKENLSTSITADNLAYVMYTSGSTGTPKGVSVIHRGVVRLVKETNYAHLTDEEIILQLAPISFDASTFEIWGCLLNGGQLVIYPPNRPSLEELGQIIQQYQVTTLWLTAGLFHLIVDEKIDALKSLRQLLAGGDVLSVPHVQKFLQTVENCQLINGYGPTENTTFTCCHTITAPLQADVSIPIGRPIANTQVYILDQNLQPVSIGETGELYIGGDGLARGYLNRPDLTAEKFIYHSFDSDLATRLYKTGDLARYLPDGKIEFLGRIDNQIKIRGFRIELGEIEREIAQHPDVRENVVLARQDEIGEKQLTAYIVPQYNSSYTHNNLRLFLQQRLPNYMMPSAFVILESLPLTANGKVDRHKLPAPSRERPQLEQAYIAPQNDLERLLAGILSELLKIDRVGTDDNFFDLGATSILILQVAVRLQQELGIQLSAVKLFQYSTISSLANYLHSNQNSQPSSDKLQNRAQRQQAARTRRRNHQQGV